The nucleotide sequence TGCGTCAAGCACTACGAATCGTTCATCGCCGTGGCCGGATCGTCCAAAGAGTGGACGTCGAAAGTCACCCAGGCGAAGGACATCGTCAAGCAGATCAAAGATTGGCTCGATGCACAAGGCGAGTAGCGCGCGCCACTGACCGACGTTTCGATGCCCCGTGTCCGGCATGGACACGGGGCATCATTGTGATGTCATCCCGCTGACAAATTCGTGTTGCACCAAATCCCGGCCGATGACAGAATAGAGCCATCGCACAGAATCGGAATCGGAGTGGACACGATCGAAATGCCCGGCGATCCAAACCGAAGCTGCCTGCGGCGGGGGCTGTTCAGCAACATCCTGCTGGTGGCCATCAAGCTGACGGCGGGCATCGTCGGGTCGTCCCAGGCGCTACTCGCCGATGGCATCAACTCGCTTTTGGACGTCGTCGCCGGCGGCGCCTCGCTGTTCGGGTATCGCGTGTCGCTGCGCCCGCCCGATCGCAATCACCACTTTGGGCATCATCGCGCCGAGTCGATTGCGGCATTGGTGGTGGGGATGGCGATTCTGGCGACCGGCGGGATCATCATCCGCGACGCGGTCGCGACTTTGATCCGAGGGACCGACCATGTCCCGACGCTGTGGACCGTACCGGTGGCAGCGGCCGTCGCCTTGCTCAAGGTGGGGCTGGCGGCGCAGGCGCGACGTGTGGCAAAGTCGACCGGGAGCCCCTCGGTGAGCGCTCTGGCCGCCGACCACGGCGCCGACGTCTGGGCGAGCACCGGGGCCCTGATCGGTGTTTCCGCCGCGCGCCTGGGGTGGCCGTTTATGGACCCGCTGGCGGCGTTCTGGGTGGCGGGGGTCATCCTGATGCATGCGCTGCGCGTGCTGCGTCAGAACATGTTTGCCCTCTCCGGCGCCGCACCGCCTGAGCCGTTGACTCAATCGATCATCGATTCACTGCATTCCGTCCCCGGCGTCCTCGGTTTGCACCGGCTGAAGGTGCAGACCAGCGGCATTCGGCTGCTGGTGGACACCGAGATCCTCGTCAGCGGCGAGTTATCGGTCGATCAGGCGCATGCGATTGCCACGCAGGCAAAGGATGCGGTCAAAGGGAATCACCCCAGCGTGCTGCATGTCAGCATTCATGTGGAGCCATACTCGGCGCGGCGTGCCGCCGAGGGCGCCGACCCGTTGCGTCCGCAGGACGCCGTCACATCGAACGTGAGCGCCGCACCGTGACGCGGCACCTGATCTTCGGACAACGGCGCCACGGATATTTTTATCCGTTCGATTTGGTGCGACCGACGTTTCTGTTGCGAGATGGCGCCTGGAGCATCGCCGACCGATGGATCATGGCGCTGTCACCGGTGTCGGTTGCGGCGGTCGTCCCGGAACCGTTGGCCGCGGTCACGGCCGCAGAGACCGGCTGGGGCGCGCCGCCGTCGCATGTGGACGACCGCGACGATGTCTGGCTCATCGTCGGCGCGACCAACCCGTCCGACTCCGGTGTCAACATCGCAGATTCTCATAATACGCAGTTTCATTTCTCCGACTCCTGCGGCGATGTCTTCCGAATACCCGGCGCCGAATGGAATAAACGCAGCGCTGACCTGATCGACTGGATCAGGGCCACCAACGGCGATGGTTGTGCGGTTCCCGCGACGGATTCCGCCGGGGCCGATTCCTTCATCACCGCCAAGGGGATTTGGCGTCTGATCGAACGGCTTGATGCCCGTTTGCGCGCCGACTGCGAGTTGTGGCGTCACGCTCACGGGGCCACATCACAACCTGAGACACACGCGACAACCGCCGTCATCAACCGTTCCGATCTTTGGGTCGGACGCGGTGTGCGCATCGGGCCGCAGACAGTGATCGAGGCCACATCCGGCCCGATCATTCTCGACGATGGCGTCACGGTCGAACCGTTCACGCATCTCGCCGGCCCGGCGTATATCGGCAAACACACGTCGCTGTTGGGCGGCAAGTTTTCCGGCGGTACCGCGATCGGCCCCGGCTGCAAGATCGCCGGCGAGTGGGAGCAGTCGATCGCGCAGGGGTTCTCCAACAAGGCCCATGCGGGATTCTTCGGCCACGGCATCCTCGGCGAGTGGGTCAACCTCGGCGCCATGACAACCAACAGCGATCTGAAGAACAACTACGGCAGCGTGCGCGTTGCCCAACGCGGAGAGATGGTGGACACGGGGCAGATGAAGATCGGCTCCTTTATCGGCGATCACACCAAAACCGGCATCGGCACACTGATCCCGACCGGCGCGACGATCGGTATCGGCTCCAATATCTTCAACGGCGGCCTGTGCCCCAGGGATGTGCCGTCGTTCGTCTGGTGCGGCCCCGAGGGAAATCTCGAGCACCGGCTCGACAAGATGCTCGCCACCGCGAACGCCGCGGTCGCCCGGCGTGCCCAGGTTCTCAGAGCAATCGGACGCAGCGAGGAGCTGACGCCGGCGTCCATCGAACTCCTGCGTCGCATATTTGCCGAGACGGCCCCGGCGCGCCGCGGATTCGTATCGCCGCCCCGGAGTTGACAACGGCCCCCGGGCCGAATGTCCAAGCCGGTTGACACGATCAGGTTTTCGGTTCATCAATACAGTCTGAGCGGGCGGCATCCGGCCCGCTGGCTCTCAGTCACGGATCCGCTATGGCGATTGCCGACTACATCTACCTGACGCCCGACGGCAAACGGAAGCTACAGGATGAACTGAAGCATCTGAAAACCGTCGAGCGCCCCCGTAT is from Candidatus Zixiibacteriota bacterium and encodes:
- a CDS encoding cation diffusion facilitator family transporter, translated to MDTIEMPGDPNRSCLRRGLFSNILLVAIKLTAGIVGSSQALLADGINSLLDVVAGGASLFGYRVSLRPPDRNHHFGHHRAESIAALVVGMAILATGGIIIRDAVATLIRGTDHVPTLWTVPVAAAVALLKVGLAAQARRVAKSTGSPSVSALAADHGADVWASTGALIGVSAARLGWPFMDPLAAFWVAGVILMHALRVLRQNMFALSGAAPPEPLTQSIIDSLHSVPGVLGLHRLKVQTSGIRLLVDTEILVSGELSVDQAHAIATQAKDAVKGNHPSVLHVSIHVEPYSARRAAEGADPLRPQDAVTSNVSAAP